In the Festucalex cinctus isolate MCC-2025b chromosome 10, RoL_Fcin_1.0, whole genome shotgun sequence genome, one interval contains:
- the npl gene encoding N-acetylneuraminate lyase isoform X1, giving the protein MAQSAGKKLTGLVAAAFTPFTSQGEVNLSEIGPYIDYLKEKQGVNSVFVNGTTGEGMSLSVAERKLLAEEWCRKAKGKLEQVIVHVGCTSLKDSQELARHAVEIGADGIAVIAPSFFKPRSAESLRAYLQQVAAVAPTVPFYYYHLPALTGVNVPVSDLLDGIETLIPSFRGVKFSGSDLLDFGQCISHIQPDWSVLYGVDEQLLAALVLGAHGAVGSTYNYLGSHMNKLLSEFESGNIAQARNLQFKMQELIRHAVKVGFDVGVNKQLMNEVSGLQLGPPRLPVMPCPQGHAVSIKQKYQHLFPIH; this is encoded by the exons ATGGCTCAATCTGCTGGGAAGAAATTGACTGGCCTGGTTGCGGCCGCATTCACTCCTTTCACCTCTCAAgg TGAAGTCAACCTATCAGAGATTGGACCTTATATTGACTACTTGAAAGAGAAGCAAGGTGTAAATAGCGTTTTTG TGAACGGCACCACCGGAGAGGGCATGTCTCTCAGCGTCGCCGAGAGGAAGTTACTGGCGGAGGAGTGGTGTCGGAAAGCTAAGGGAAA ACTGGAGCAGGTGATTGTGCATGTTGGTTGCACCAGTCTGAAAGATTCCCAAGAGCTG GCTCGCCATGCAGTGGAGATCGGCGCTGACGGCATAGCAGTCATCGCCCCCTCCTTCTTCAAACCTCGCTCCGCAG AGTCGCTGAGGGCATACCTCCAGCAGGTTGCCGCCGTGGCCCCGACTGTGCCTTTCTACTACTACCACCTTCCAGCTCTAACTGGGGTGAACG TGCCCGTAAGCGACTTGCTAGACGGCATCGAGACGCTGATTCCGTCCTTCCGAGGGGTGAAATTCTCCGGGAGCGACCTGCTGGATTTCGGCCAGTGCATCAGCCACATCCAGCCCGACTGGTCCGTCCTCTACGGCGTGGACGAG CAACTGCTGGCAGCACTCGTCCTGGGAGCCCACGGAGCAGTTGGCAG CACTTACAACTACCTGGGAAGTCACATGAACAAACTGCTGTCTGAGTTTGAGAGCGGCAACATCGCACAGGCCAGGAACCTTcag TTCAAGATGCAAGAGCTCATAAGGCACGCTGTTAAAGTTG GATTCGACGTGGGCGTGAACAAGCAGCTGATGAACGAGGTATCGGGCCTGCAGCTGGGCCCCCCGCGCCTCCCCGTCATGCCGTGTCCCCAAGGCCACGCCGTGTCCATCAAGCAGAAGTACCAGCACCTCTTCCCTATACACTGA
- the npl gene encoding N-acetylneuraminate lyase isoform X2 yields the protein MSLSVAERKLLAEEWCRKAKGKLEQVIVHVGCTSLKDSQELARHAVEIGADGIAVIAPSFFKPRSAESLRAYLQQVAAVAPTVPFYYYHLPALTGVNVPVSDLLDGIETLIPSFRGVKFSGSDLLDFGQCISHIQPDWSVLYGVDEQLLAALVLGAHGAVGSTYNYLGSHMNKLLSEFESGNIAQARNLQFKMQELIRHAVKVGFDVGVNKQLMNEVSGLQLGPPRLPVMPCPQGHAVSIKQKYQHLFPIH from the exons ATGTCTCTCAGCGTCGCCGAGAGGAAGTTACTGGCGGAGGAGTGGTGTCGGAAAGCTAAGGGAAA ACTGGAGCAGGTGATTGTGCATGTTGGTTGCACCAGTCTGAAAGATTCCCAAGAGCTG GCTCGCCATGCAGTGGAGATCGGCGCTGACGGCATAGCAGTCATCGCCCCCTCCTTCTTCAAACCTCGCTCCGCAG AGTCGCTGAGGGCATACCTCCAGCAGGTTGCCGCCGTGGCCCCGACTGTGCCTTTCTACTACTACCACCTTCCAGCTCTAACTGGGGTGAACG TGCCCGTAAGCGACTTGCTAGACGGCATCGAGACGCTGATTCCGTCCTTCCGAGGGGTGAAATTCTCCGGGAGCGACCTGCTGGATTTCGGCCAGTGCATCAGCCACATCCAGCCCGACTGGTCCGTCCTCTACGGCGTGGACGAG CAACTGCTGGCAGCACTCGTCCTGGGAGCCCACGGAGCAGTTGGCAG CACTTACAACTACCTGGGAAGTCACATGAACAAACTGCTGTCTGAGTTTGAGAGCGGCAACATCGCACAGGCCAGGAACCTTcag TTCAAGATGCAAGAGCTCATAAGGCACGCTGTTAAAGTTG GATTCGACGTGGGCGTGAACAAGCAGCTGATGAACGAGGTATCGGGCCTGCAGCTGGGCCCCCCGCGCCTCCCCGTCATGCCGTGTCCCCAAGGCCACGCCGTGTCCATCAAGCAGAAGTACCAGCACCTCTTCCCTATACACTGA
- the sec22bb gene encoding LOW QUALITY PROTEIN: vesicle-trafficking protein SEC22b-B (The sequence of the model RefSeq protein was modified relative to this genomic sequence to represent the inferred CDS: inserted 2 bases in 1 codon), which yields MENVPAGDVTGSVKLTDANAAVTRFRPAQRPHVIRPGGPGAPFSTRAPXPGCQKQQNPKGRVASAEKMVLLTMIARLADGLPLAASMQEDEQGSEKLGRDLQQYQSQAKQLFRKLNEQSPTRCTLEAGSMSFHYVLEKGVCYLVLCEASFPKKLAFAYLEDLQAEFHEQHGKKVPTVSRPYSFIEFDTYIQKTKKAYIDSRARRNLGSINTELQDVQRIMVANIEEVLQRGEALSALDSKASNLSSLSKKYRSDAKYLNTRSTYAKLAAGGVFFIMLIVYVRFWWL from the exons ATGGAAAACGTTCCGGCTGGCGACGTTACCGGAAGTGTTAAGTTGACGGACGCCAACGCTGCGGTGACGCGCTTCCGGCCAGCTCAGCGTCCTCACGTCATCCGTCCCGGTGGTCCTGGTGCTCCCTTTTCCACTCGGGCTCC TCCAGGCTgtcaaaagcaacaaaatccgaAAGGTCGTGTGGCGTCGGCGGAGAAGATGGTGCTGCTGACGATGATCGCTCGGCTGGCCGACGGCCTGCCGCTGGCCGCCTCGATGCAGGAGGACGAGCAG GGAAGCGAAAAG TTGGGCCGGGACCTGCAGCAGTACCAGAGTCAAGCCAAGCAGCTCTTCAGGAAACTCAACGAGCAAAGCCCCACGCGCTGCACCCTAGAGGCCGGATCCATGTCCTTCCA TTACGTCCTGGAGAAAGGCGTGTGCTACCTGGTGCTCTGCGAAGCCAGCTTCCCCAAGAAGTTGGCCTTCGCCTACCTGGAGGACCTGCAGGCCGAGTTCCACGAGCAGCACGGCAAGAAGGTGCCCACCGTCTCCCGGCCGTACTCCTTCATCGAGTTTG ATACGTACATCCAAAAGACCAAGAAGGCCTACATTGACAGCCGAGCGCGGCGGAACCTGGGCAGCATCAACACGGAGCTGCAGGATGTGCAGAGGATCATGGTGGCCAACATCGAAGAGGTGCTGCAGAGAGGAGAGGCCTTGTCAG CGTTGGACTCCAAGGCCAGCAACTTGTCCAGCCTGTCCAAGAAGTACCGCAGCGACGCCAAATACCTGAACACGCGCTCCACGTACGCCAAGCTGGCGGCCGGCGGCGTTTTCTTCATCATGCTCATCGTCTACGTACGCTTCTGGTGGCTCTGA